The following coding sequences are from one Loxodonta africana isolate mLoxAfr1 chromosome 18, mLoxAfr1.hap2, whole genome shotgun sequence window:
- the HDAC5 gene encoding histone deacetylase 5 isoform X5 — translation MGIRGTAAPGSRPVCPSVCYRLSLLTSLQLHPLLPQPPTPVSCGPQAGMNSPNESDGMSGREPSLEILPRTPLHSIPVAVEVKPVLPGAMPSSMGGGSGGSASPVELRGALAGPVDPALREQQLQQELLALKQQQQLQKQLLFAEFQKQHDHLTRQHEVQLQKHLKQQQEMLAAKRQQELEQQRQREQQRQEELEKQRLEQQLLILRNKEKSKESAIASTEVKLRLQEFLLSKSKEPTPGGLNHSLPQHPKCWGAHHASLDQSSPPQSGPPGTPPSYKLPLLGPYDSRDDFPLRKTASEPNLKVRSRLKQKVAERRSSPLLRRKDGTVISTFKKRAVEITGAGPGVSSVCNSAPGSGPSSPNSSHSTIAENGFTGSVPNIPTEMLPQHRALPLDSSPNQFSLYTSPSLPNISLGLQATVTVTNSHLTASPKLSTQQEAERQALQSLRQGGALTGKFMSTSSIPGCLLGVALEGDTSPHGHASLLQHVLLLEQARQQSTLIAVPLHGQSPLVTGERVATSMRTVGKLPRHRPLSRTQSSPLPQSPQALQQLVMQQQHQQFLEKQKQQQLQLGKMLTKTGELPRQPTTHPEETEEELTEQQEVLLGEGALTMPREGSTESESTQEDLEEEEEEEEEEEEEEEEDCIQVKDEEGESGAEEGPDLEESSAGYKKVFSEAQPLQPLQVYQAPLSLATVPHQALGRTQSSPAAPGGMKSPPDQPTKHLFTTGVVYDTFMLKHQCTCGNTHVHPEHAGRIQSIWSRLQETGLLSKCERVRGRKATLDEIQTVHSEYHTLLYGTSPLNRQKLDSKKLLGPISQKMYAMLPCGGIGVDSDTVWNEMHSSSAVRMAVGCLVELAFKVAAGELKNGFAIIRPPGHHAEESTAMGFCFFNSVAITAKLLQQKLNVGKVLIVDWDIHHGNGTQQAFYNDPSVLYISLHRYDNGNFFPGSGAPEEVGGGPGVGYNVNVAWTGGVDPPIGDVEYLTAFRTVVMPIAHEFSPDMVLVSAGFDAVEGHLSPLGGYSVTARCFGHLTRQLMTLAGGRVVLALEGGHDLTAICDASEACVSALLSVELQPLDEAVLQQKPNVNAVTTLEKVIEIQSKHWSCVQRFAVGLGCSLREAQAGESEEAETVSAMALLSVGAEQAQAAAAREHSPRPAEEPMEQEPAP, via the exons TGGAGGTGAAGCCAGTGCTGCCGGGAGCCATGCCCAGCTCCATGGGGGGTGGCAGTGGAGGCAGTGCTAGCCCCGTGGAGCTTCGGGGAGCTCTGGCAGGCCCTGTGGACCCTGCGCTACGTGAGCAGCAACTCCAGCAGGAGCTGCTGGCGctcaagcagcagcagcagctgcagaAACAGCTCCTGTTTGCCGAGTTCCAGAAGCAGCACGACCACCTGACACGGCAGCACGAAGTCCAGCTGCAGAAGCACCTCAAG cagcagcaggagatgCTGGCAGCCAAGAGGCAGCAGGAGTTGGAGCAGCAGCGGCAGCGGGAGCAGCAGCGGCAGGAGGAGCTGGAGAAGCAGCGCCTGGAGCAGCAGCTGCTCATCCTTCGGAACAAGGAGAAGAGCAAAGAGA GTGCCATCGCCAGCACCGAGGTGAAgctgaggctccaggaattcctGTTGTCGAAATCAAAGGAGCCCACTCCGGGCGGCCTCAACCATTCCCTCCCGCAGCACCCCAAATGCTG GGGAGCCCACCATGCTTCTTTGGACCAGAGTTCCCCTCCCCAGAGCGGCCCTCCTGGGACGCCTCCTTCCTACAAACTGCCTTTGCTTGGGCCCTATGACAGCCGCGATGACTTCCCCCTCCGCAAAACAG CCTCTGAACCCAACTTGAAAGTGCGTTCAAGGCTAAAGCAGAAGGTGGCCGAGCGGAGAAGCAGTCCCCTCCTGCGCCGCAAGGATGGGACTGTTATTAGCACCTTTAAGAAGAGAGCTGTTGAGATCACAGGTGCTGGGCCTGGGG TGTCGTCTGTGTGTAACAGCGCGCCAGGCTCTGGTCCTAGTTCTCCCAACAGCTCCCACAGCACCATCGCTGAGAACGGCTTTACTGGCTCCGTCCCCAACATCCCCACCGAG ATGCTCCCCCAGCACCGGGCCCTCCCTCTGGACAGCTCCCCCAACCAGTTCAGCCTCTACACGTCCCCCTCTCTGCCCAACATCTCCCTAGGGCTGCAGGCCACCGTCACCGTCACCAACTCGCACCTCACC GCCTCCCCAAAGCTGTCAACGCAGCAAGAGGCCGAGAGGCAGGCCCTCCAGTCCCTGCGGCAGGGTGGTGCGCTGACGGGCAAGTTCATGAGCACATCCTCCATCCCGGGCTGCCTGCTGGGTGTGGCGCTGGAGGGCGACACGAGTCCCCACGGGCACGCCTCCCTGTTGCAGCATGTGCTGCTGCTGGAGCAGGCCCGGCAACAGAGCACCCTCATTGCCG TGCCACTCCACGGGCAGTCCCCACTGGTGACAGGCGAACGTGTGGCTACCAGCATGCGGACGGTAGGCAAGCTCCCACGACATCGGCCCCTGAGCCGCACGCAGTCCTCGCCGCTGCCGCAGAGCCCCCAGGCCCTGCAGCAGCTGGTCATGCAGCAGCAGCACCAGCAGTTCCTGGAGaagcagaagcagcagcagctgcaGCTGGGCAAG ATGCTCACCAAGACTGGGGAGCTGCCTCGGCAACCCACCACCCACCCTGAGGAGACTGAGGAGGAGCTGACAGAGCAGCAGGAGGTGCTGCTGGGGGAGGGAGCCCTGACCATGCCCCGGGAAGGCTCCACCGAGAGTGAGAGCACCCAGGAGGAtctggaggaggaagaggaggaggaggaggaggaggaagaggaggaggaggaagactgCATCCAGGTCAAGGACGAGGAGGGCGAGAGTGGTGCTGAGGAGGGACCTGATCTGGAGGAGTCCAGTGCTGGTTACAAAAAG GTGTTTTCAGAGgcccagcccctgcagccactaCAGGTGTACCAGGCACCCCTCAGCCTGGCCACTGTGCCCCACCAGGCCTTGGGCCGCACCCAATCCTCACCCGCTGCCCCTGGGGGCATGAAGAGCCCCCCAGACCAGCCCACCAAGCACCTCTTCACCACAG GTGTGGTCTATGACACATTCATGCTGAAGCACCAGTGCACGTGCGGGAACACACACGTGCACCCCGAGCACGCTGGCCGGATCCAGAGCATCTGGTCTCGGCTGCAGGAGACAGGCCTGCTGAGCAAGTGTGAG CGGGTCCGGGGCCGCAAGGCCACACTGGATGAGATCCAGACGGTGCACTCCGAGTACCACACCCTGCTCTATGGGACCAGCCCTCTCAACCGGCAGAAGCTGGACAGCAAGAAGCTGCTCG GCCCCATCAGCCAGAAGATGTATGCCATGCTGCCGTGTGGGGGCATTGGG GTGGACAGTGACACTGTGTGGAACGAGATGCACTCCTCCAGTGCCGTGCGCATGGCGGTGGGCTGCCTGGTGGAGCTGGCCTTCAAGGTGGCTGCAGGAGAGCTCAAG AATGGATTTGCCATCATACGGCCCCCAGGACACCACGCTGAGGAGTCCACAGCCAT GGGATTCTGCTTCTTCAATTCTGTAGCCATCACAGCAAAACTCCTGCAGCAGAAGTTGAACGTTGGCAAGGTCCTCATCGTGGACTGG GACATCCACCACGGCAACGGCACCCAGCAGGCGTTCTACAACGACCCCTCTGTGCTCTACATTTCCCTCCATCGCTATGACAACGGGAACTTCTTTCCAGGCAGTGGGGCGCCTGAAGAG GTTGGCGGAGGCCCGGGCGTGGGGTACAATGTGAACGTGGCATGGACAGGAGGTGTGGACCCCCCCATCGGAGATGTGGAGTACCTGACAGCCTTCAG GACAGTGGTGATGCCCATTGCCCACGAGTTCTCCCCTGACATGGTCCTGGTCTCCGCCGGCTTTGATGCTGTCGAGGGACATCTGTCTCCGCTGGGTGGCTACTCTGTCACCGCCAGAT GTTTTGGCCATTTGACCAGGCAGCTGATGACGCTGGCAGGGGGCCGGGTGGTGCTGGCCCTGGAGGGAGGCCACGACTTGACCGCCATCTGTGATGCCTCTGAGGCCTGTGTCTCGGCTTTGCTCAGCGTGGAG TTGCAGCCCTTGGATGAGGCAGTCTTGCAGCAAAAGCCCAACGTCAACGCAGTGACCACACTAGAGAAAGTCATTGAGATCCAGA GCAAACACTGGAGCTGTGTGCAGAGGTTTGCGGTGGGTTTGGGCTGTTCCCTGCGGGAGGCCCAGGCTGGTGAGTCGGAGGAAGCTGAGACTGTGAGCGCCATGGCCTTGCTGTCGGTGGGAGCTGAGCAGGCCCAGGCTGCTGCCGCCCGGGAGCACAGCCCCAG GCCAGCAGAGGAGCCCATGGAGCAGGAGCCTGCCCCGTGA
- the HDAC5 gene encoding histone deacetylase 5 isoform X6 translates to MGIRGTAAPGSRPVCPSVCYRLSLLTSLQLHPLLPQPPTPVSCGPQAGMNSPNESVEVKPVLPGAMPSSMGGGSGGSASPVELRGALAGPVDPALREQQLQQELLALKQQQQLQKQLLFAEFQKQHDHLTRQHEVQLQKHLKQQQEMLAAKRQQELEQQRQREQQRQEELEKQRLEQQLLILRNKEKSKETVPCPTGAIASTEVKLRLQEFLLSKSKEPTPGGLNHSLPQHPKCWGAHHASLDQSSPPQSGPPGTPPSYKLPLLGPYDSRDDFPLRKTASEPNLKVRSRLKQKVAERRSSPLLRRKDGTVISTFKKRAVEITGAGPGVSSVCNSAPGSGPSSPNSSHSTIAENGFTGSVPNIPTEMLPQHRALPLDSSPNQFSLYTSPSLPNISLGLQATVTVTNSHLTASPKLSTQQEAERQALQSLRQGGALTGKFMSTSSIPGCLLGVALEGDTSPHGHASLLQHVLLLEQARQQSTLIAVPLHGQSPLVTGERVATSMRTVGKLPRHRPLSRTQSSPLPQSPQALQQLVMQQQHQQFLEKQKQQQLQLGKMLTKTGELPRQPTTHPEETEEELTEQQEVLLGEGALTMPREGSTESESTQEDLEEEEEEEEEEEEEEEEDCIQVKDEEGESGAEEGPDLEESSAGYKKVFSEAQPLQPLQVYQAPLSLATVPHQALGRTQSSPAAPGGMKSPPDQPTKHLFTTGVVYDTFMLKHQCTCGNTHVHPEHAGRIQSIWSRLQETGLLSKCERVRGRKATLDEIQTVHSEYHTLLYGTSPLNRQKLDSKKLLGPISQKMYAMLPCGGIGVDSDTVWNEMHSSSAVRMAVGCLVELAFKVAAGELKNGFAIIRPPGHHAEESTAMGFCFFNSVAITAKLLQQKLNVGKVLIVDWDIHHGNGTQQAFYNDPSVLYISLHRYDNGNFFPGSGAPEEVGGGPGVGYNVNVAWTGGVDPPIGDVEYLTAFRTVVMPIAHEFSPDMVLVSAGFDAVEGHLSPLGGYSVTARCFGHLTRQLMTLAGGRVVLALEGGHDLTAICDASEACVSALLSVELQPLDEAVLQQKPNVNAVTTLEKVIEIQSKHWSCVQRFAVGLGCSLREAQAGESEEAETVSAMALLSVGAEQAQAAAAREHSPRPAEEPMEQEPAP, encoded by the exons TGGAGGTGAAGCCAGTGCTGCCGGGAGCCATGCCCAGCTCCATGGGGGGTGGCAGTGGAGGCAGTGCTAGCCCCGTGGAGCTTCGGGGAGCTCTGGCAGGCCCTGTGGACCCTGCGCTACGTGAGCAGCAACTCCAGCAGGAGCTGCTGGCGctcaagcagcagcagcagctgcagaAACAGCTCCTGTTTGCCGAGTTCCAGAAGCAGCACGACCACCTGACACGGCAGCACGAAGTCCAGCTGCAGAAGCACCTCAAG cagcagcaggagatgCTGGCAGCCAAGAGGCAGCAGGAGTTGGAGCAGCAGCGGCAGCGGGAGCAGCAGCGGCAGGAGGAGCTGGAGAAGCAGCGCCTGGAGCAGCAGCTGCTCATCCTTCGGAACAAGGAGAAGAGCAAAGAGA CTGTGCCCTGTCCCACAGGTGCCATCGCCAGCACCGAGGTGAAgctgaggctccaggaattcctGTTGTCGAAATCAAAGGAGCCCACTCCGGGCGGCCTCAACCATTCCCTCCCGCAGCACCCCAAATGCTG GGGAGCCCACCATGCTTCTTTGGACCAGAGTTCCCCTCCCCAGAGCGGCCCTCCTGGGACGCCTCCTTCCTACAAACTGCCTTTGCTTGGGCCCTATGACAGCCGCGATGACTTCCCCCTCCGCAAAACAG CCTCTGAACCCAACTTGAAAGTGCGTTCAAGGCTAAAGCAGAAGGTGGCCGAGCGGAGAAGCAGTCCCCTCCTGCGCCGCAAGGATGGGACTGTTATTAGCACCTTTAAGAAGAGAGCTGTTGAGATCACAGGTGCTGGGCCTGGGG TGTCGTCTGTGTGTAACAGCGCGCCAGGCTCTGGTCCTAGTTCTCCCAACAGCTCCCACAGCACCATCGCTGAGAACGGCTTTACTGGCTCCGTCCCCAACATCCCCACCGAG ATGCTCCCCCAGCACCGGGCCCTCCCTCTGGACAGCTCCCCCAACCAGTTCAGCCTCTACACGTCCCCCTCTCTGCCCAACATCTCCCTAGGGCTGCAGGCCACCGTCACCGTCACCAACTCGCACCTCACC GCCTCCCCAAAGCTGTCAACGCAGCAAGAGGCCGAGAGGCAGGCCCTCCAGTCCCTGCGGCAGGGTGGTGCGCTGACGGGCAAGTTCATGAGCACATCCTCCATCCCGGGCTGCCTGCTGGGTGTGGCGCTGGAGGGCGACACGAGTCCCCACGGGCACGCCTCCCTGTTGCAGCATGTGCTGCTGCTGGAGCAGGCCCGGCAACAGAGCACCCTCATTGCCG TGCCACTCCACGGGCAGTCCCCACTGGTGACAGGCGAACGTGTGGCTACCAGCATGCGGACGGTAGGCAAGCTCCCACGACATCGGCCCCTGAGCCGCACGCAGTCCTCGCCGCTGCCGCAGAGCCCCCAGGCCCTGCAGCAGCTGGTCATGCAGCAGCAGCACCAGCAGTTCCTGGAGaagcagaagcagcagcagctgcaGCTGGGCAAG ATGCTCACCAAGACTGGGGAGCTGCCTCGGCAACCCACCACCCACCCTGAGGAGACTGAGGAGGAGCTGACAGAGCAGCAGGAGGTGCTGCTGGGGGAGGGAGCCCTGACCATGCCCCGGGAAGGCTCCACCGAGAGTGAGAGCACCCAGGAGGAtctggaggaggaagaggaggaggaggaggaggaggaagaggaggaggaggaagactgCATCCAGGTCAAGGACGAGGAGGGCGAGAGTGGTGCTGAGGAGGGACCTGATCTGGAGGAGTCCAGTGCTGGTTACAAAAAG GTGTTTTCAGAGgcccagcccctgcagccactaCAGGTGTACCAGGCACCCCTCAGCCTGGCCACTGTGCCCCACCAGGCCTTGGGCCGCACCCAATCCTCACCCGCTGCCCCTGGGGGCATGAAGAGCCCCCCAGACCAGCCCACCAAGCACCTCTTCACCACAG GTGTGGTCTATGACACATTCATGCTGAAGCACCAGTGCACGTGCGGGAACACACACGTGCACCCCGAGCACGCTGGCCGGATCCAGAGCATCTGGTCTCGGCTGCAGGAGACAGGCCTGCTGAGCAAGTGTGAG CGGGTCCGGGGCCGCAAGGCCACACTGGATGAGATCCAGACGGTGCACTCCGAGTACCACACCCTGCTCTATGGGACCAGCCCTCTCAACCGGCAGAAGCTGGACAGCAAGAAGCTGCTCG GCCCCATCAGCCAGAAGATGTATGCCATGCTGCCGTGTGGGGGCATTGGG GTGGACAGTGACACTGTGTGGAACGAGATGCACTCCTCCAGTGCCGTGCGCATGGCGGTGGGCTGCCTGGTGGAGCTGGCCTTCAAGGTGGCTGCAGGAGAGCTCAAG AATGGATTTGCCATCATACGGCCCCCAGGACACCACGCTGAGGAGTCCACAGCCAT GGGATTCTGCTTCTTCAATTCTGTAGCCATCACAGCAAAACTCCTGCAGCAGAAGTTGAACGTTGGCAAGGTCCTCATCGTGGACTGG GACATCCACCACGGCAACGGCACCCAGCAGGCGTTCTACAACGACCCCTCTGTGCTCTACATTTCCCTCCATCGCTATGACAACGGGAACTTCTTTCCAGGCAGTGGGGCGCCTGAAGAG GTTGGCGGAGGCCCGGGCGTGGGGTACAATGTGAACGTGGCATGGACAGGAGGTGTGGACCCCCCCATCGGAGATGTGGAGTACCTGACAGCCTTCAG GACAGTGGTGATGCCCATTGCCCACGAGTTCTCCCCTGACATGGTCCTGGTCTCCGCCGGCTTTGATGCTGTCGAGGGACATCTGTCTCCGCTGGGTGGCTACTCTGTCACCGCCAGAT GTTTTGGCCATTTGACCAGGCAGCTGATGACGCTGGCAGGGGGCCGGGTGGTGCTGGCCCTGGAGGGAGGCCACGACTTGACCGCCATCTGTGATGCCTCTGAGGCCTGTGTCTCGGCTTTGCTCAGCGTGGAG TTGCAGCCCTTGGATGAGGCAGTCTTGCAGCAAAAGCCCAACGTCAACGCAGTGACCACACTAGAGAAAGTCATTGAGATCCAGA GCAAACACTGGAGCTGTGTGCAGAGGTTTGCGGTGGGTTTGGGCTGTTCCCTGCGGGAGGCCCAGGCTGGTGAGTCGGAGGAAGCTGAGACTGTGAGCGCCATGGCCTTGCTGTCGGTGGGAGCTGAGCAGGCCCAGGCTGCTGCCGCCCGGGAGCACAGCCCCAG GCCAGCAGAGGAGCCCATGGAGCAGGAGCCTGCCCCGTGA
- the HDAC5 gene encoding histone deacetylase 5 isoform X1, protein MGIRGTAAPGSRPVCPSVCYRLSLLTSLQLHPLLPQPPTPVSCGPQAGMNSPNESADGMSGREPSLEILPRTPLHSIPVAVEVKPVLPGAMPSSMGGGSGGSASPVELRGALAGPVDPALREQQLQQELLALKQQQQLQKQLLFAEFQKQHDHLTRQHEVQLQKHLKVTEGGAGGRPDARPLSGPNSPPSTPVPLQQQQEMLAAKRQQELEQQRQREQQRQEELEKQRLEQQLLILRNKEKSKESAIASTEVKLRLQEFLLSKSKEPTPGGLNHSLPQHPKCWGAHHASLDQSSPPQSGPPGTPPSYKLPLLGPYDSRDDFPLRKTASEPNLKVRSRLKQKVAERRSSPLLRRKDGTVISTFKKRAVEITGAGPGVSSVCNSAPGSGPSSPNSSHSTIAENGFTGSVPNIPTEMLPQHRALPLDSSPNQFSLYTSPSLPNISLGLQATVTVTNSHLTASPKLSTQQEAERQALQSLRQGGALTGKFMSTSSIPGCLLGVALEGDTSPHGHASLLQHVLLLEQARQQSTLIAVPLHGQSPLVTGERVATSMRTVGKLPRHRPLSRTQSSPLPQSPQALQQLVMQQQHQQFLEKQKQQQLQLGKMLTKTGELPRQPTTHPEETEEELTEQQEVLLGEGALTMPREGSTESESTQEDLEEEEEEEEEEEEEEEEDCIQVKDEEGESGAEEGPDLEESSAGYKKVFSEAQPLQPLQVYQAPLSLATVPHQALGRTQSSPAAPGGMKSPPDQPTKHLFTTGVVYDTFMLKHQCTCGNTHVHPEHAGRIQSIWSRLQETGLLSKCERVRGRKATLDEIQTVHSEYHTLLYGTSPLNRQKLDSKKLLGPISQKMYAMLPCGGIGVDSDTVWNEMHSSSAVRMAVGCLVELAFKVAAGELKNGFAIIRPPGHHAEESTAMGFCFFNSVAITAKLLQQKLNVGKVLIVDWDIHHGNGTQQAFYNDPSVLYISLHRYDNGNFFPGSGAPEEVGGGPGVGYNVNVAWTGGVDPPIGDVEYLTAFRTVVMPIAHEFSPDMVLVSAGFDAVEGHLSPLGGYSVTARCFGHLTRQLMTLAGGRVVLALEGGHDLTAICDASEACVSALLSVELQPLDEAVLQQKPNVNAVTTLEKVIEIQSKHWSCVQRFAVGLGCSLREAQAGESEEAETVSAMALLSVGAEQAQAAAAREHSPRPAEEPMEQEPAP, encoded by the exons TGGAGGTGAAGCCAGTGCTGCCGGGAGCCATGCCCAGCTCCATGGGGGGTGGCAGTGGAGGCAGTGCTAGCCCCGTGGAGCTTCGGGGAGCTCTGGCAGGCCCTGTGGACCCTGCGCTACGTGAGCAGCAACTCCAGCAGGAGCTGCTGGCGctcaagcagcagcagcagctgcagaAACAGCTCCTGTTTGCCGAGTTCCAGAAGCAGCACGACCACCTGACACGGCAGCACGAAGTCCAGCTGCAGAAGCACCTCAAGGTGACCGAGGGAGGTGCAGGGGGCCGCCCAGACGCCCGACCCCTGTCTGGGCCCAACTCACCACCTTCTACCCCTGTGCCcctgcagcagcagcaggagatgCTGGCAGCCAAGAGGCAGCAGGAGTTGGAGCAGCAGCGGCAGCGGGAGCAGCAGCGGCAGGAGGAGCTGGAGAAGCAGCGCCTGGAGCAGCAGCTGCTCATCCTTCGGAACAAGGAGAAGAGCAAAGAGA GTGCCATCGCCAGCACCGAGGTGAAgctgaggctccaggaattcctGTTGTCGAAATCAAAGGAGCCCACTCCGGGCGGCCTCAACCATTCCCTCCCGCAGCACCCCAAATGCTG GGGAGCCCACCATGCTTCTTTGGACCAGAGTTCCCCTCCCCAGAGCGGCCCTCCTGGGACGCCTCCTTCCTACAAACTGCCTTTGCTTGGGCCCTATGACAGCCGCGATGACTTCCCCCTCCGCAAAACAG CCTCTGAACCCAACTTGAAAGTGCGTTCAAGGCTAAAGCAGAAGGTGGCCGAGCGGAGAAGCAGTCCCCTCCTGCGCCGCAAGGATGGGACTGTTATTAGCACCTTTAAGAAGAGAGCTGTTGAGATCACAGGTGCTGGGCCTGGGG TGTCGTCTGTGTGTAACAGCGCGCCAGGCTCTGGTCCTAGTTCTCCCAACAGCTCCCACAGCACCATCGCTGAGAACGGCTTTACTGGCTCCGTCCCCAACATCCCCACCGAG ATGCTCCCCCAGCACCGGGCCCTCCCTCTGGACAGCTCCCCCAACCAGTTCAGCCTCTACACGTCCCCCTCTCTGCCCAACATCTCCCTAGGGCTGCAGGCCACCGTCACCGTCACCAACTCGCACCTCACC GCCTCCCCAAAGCTGTCAACGCAGCAAGAGGCCGAGAGGCAGGCCCTCCAGTCCCTGCGGCAGGGTGGTGCGCTGACGGGCAAGTTCATGAGCACATCCTCCATCCCGGGCTGCCTGCTGGGTGTGGCGCTGGAGGGCGACACGAGTCCCCACGGGCACGCCTCCCTGTTGCAGCATGTGCTGCTGCTGGAGCAGGCCCGGCAACAGAGCACCCTCATTGCCG TGCCACTCCACGGGCAGTCCCCACTGGTGACAGGCGAACGTGTGGCTACCAGCATGCGGACGGTAGGCAAGCTCCCACGACATCGGCCCCTGAGCCGCACGCAGTCCTCGCCGCTGCCGCAGAGCCCCCAGGCCCTGCAGCAGCTGGTCATGCAGCAGCAGCACCAGCAGTTCCTGGAGaagcagaagcagcagcagctgcaGCTGGGCAAG ATGCTCACCAAGACTGGGGAGCTGCCTCGGCAACCCACCACCCACCCTGAGGAGACTGAGGAGGAGCTGACAGAGCAGCAGGAGGTGCTGCTGGGGGAGGGAGCCCTGACCATGCCCCGGGAAGGCTCCACCGAGAGTGAGAGCACCCAGGAGGAtctggaggaggaagaggaggaggaggaggaggaggaagaggaggaggaggaagactgCATCCAGGTCAAGGACGAGGAGGGCGAGAGTGGTGCTGAGGAGGGACCTGATCTGGAGGAGTCCAGTGCTGGTTACAAAAAG GTGTTTTCAGAGgcccagcccctgcagccactaCAGGTGTACCAGGCACCCCTCAGCCTGGCCACTGTGCCCCACCAGGCCTTGGGCCGCACCCAATCCTCACCCGCTGCCCCTGGGGGCATGAAGAGCCCCCCAGACCAGCCCACCAAGCACCTCTTCACCACAG GTGTGGTCTATGACACATTCATGCTGAAGCACCAGTGCACGTGCGGGAACACACACGTGCACCCCGAGCACGCTGGCCGGATCCAGAGCATCTGGTCTCGGCTGCAGGAGACAGGCCTGCTGAGCAAGTGTGAG CGGGTCCGGGGCCGCAAGGCCACACTGGATGAGATCCAGACGGTGCACTCCGAGTACCACACCCTGCTCTATGGGACCAGCCCTCTCAACCGGCAGAAGCTGGACAGCAAGAAGCTGCTCG GCCCCATCAGCCAGAAGATGTATGCCATGCTGCCGTGTGGGGGCATTGGG GTGGACAGTGACACTGTGTGGAACGAGATGCACTCCTCCAGTGCCGTGCGCATGGCGGTGGGCTGCCTGGTGGAGCTGGCCTTCAAGGTGGCTGCAGGAGAGCTCAAG AATGGATTTGCCATCATACGGCCCCCAGGACACCACGCTGAGGAGTCCACAGCCAT GGGATTCTGCTTCTTCAATTCTGTAGCCATCACAGCAAAACTCCTGCAGCAGAAGTTGAACGTTGGCAAGGTCCTCATCGTGGACTGG GACATCCACCACGGCAACGGCACCCAGCAGGCGTTCTACAACGACCCCTCTGTGCTCTACATTTCCCTCCATCGCTATGACAACGGGAACTTCTTTCCAGGCAGTGGGGCGCCTGAAGAG GTTGGCGGAGGCCCGGGCGTGGGGTACAATGTGAACGTGGCATGGACAGGAGGTGTGGACCCCCCCATCGGAGATGTGGAGTACCTGACAGCCTTCAG GACAGTGGTGATGCCCATTGCCCACGAGTTCTCCCCTGACATGGTCCTGGTCTCCGCCGGCTTTGATGCTGTCGAGGGACATCTGTCTCCGCTGGGTGGCTACTCTGTCACCGCCAGAT GTTTTGGCCATTTGACCAGGCAGCTGATGACGCTGGCAGGGGGCCGGGTGGTGCTGGCCCTGGAGGGAGGCCACGACTTGACCGCCATCTGTGATGCCTCTGAGGCCTGTGTCTCGGCTTTGCTCAGCGTGGAG TTGCAGCCCTTGGATGAGGCAGTCTTGCAGCAAAAGCCCAACGTCAACGCAGTGACCACACTAGAGAAAGTCATTGAGATCCAGA GCAAACACTGGAGCTGTGTGCAGAGGTTTGCGGTGGGTTTGGGCTGTTCCCTGCGGGAGGCCCAGGCTGGTGAGTCGGAGGAAGCTGAGACTGTGAGCGCCATGGCCTTGCTGTCGGTGGGAGCTGAGCAGGCCCAGGCTGCTGCCGCCCGGGAGCACAGCCCCAG GCCAGCAGAGGAGCCCATGGAGCAGGAGCCTGCCCCGTGA